agatcttgaaaatctcccaaacaatttgtgtattgatgtctcaaaagagtgaatttttccaacaaattgttgaaggaatttataagatcatattccccttgagaagtattcatagcaaacaggagtcaacagatctcactcaagaatttaatccaaacagagtgaacccgctctgataccaattgaaaaacgttatgccgactccaaaaacttgtttatcacaatttatgcggaattaatattatgaagaaataaacaattcaatcacccaaaatatataaagcaataaagaggcagacacagatattttggttacgaagaggaaacctttagaaaccgatctaaaagtaaaacctctccggggcagccaaacccaggaaatcactatcaaaagattatctagagattacagacactaggaacacttacaaccctttgcaagaccttggctctgtaagatcgacaagcctacaactcgtctccttgctcacaatcttcttcaacgtgattctcttttaccggacccttccgatagacttctcaaccgtagatttatcaaaggaataattaaaactctaagagattcactttaacgctcaccacatatgatctctcttagcacagcctccgacgaactctctggggtgaaaattcgtacttctatcttctataatgatgtatatatacccccgacaaaaccctagacttaaaccacttaaaatcacgtttttgggcctcaaacttacggggtgtccggacatgttaatgggctgtccggacacggctttgcggagcaaaatttgagtttctggaaatgagggccggacccggggaaggcatgtccggacatgggtgaaacagcattctggaaatgctgtccagtcttgatcaacagccccgatcgatggcgtttgtggtccgattgagctgaaattttgcagggacgttcataacacatgaatctacattatgaacggtggagattggattctgagcattctatatcagtgtttgagctcatGAACAGTAGCCtatgcattttggaactgaattaagccaacacaagaactaacagaaCCTTCCTTACATGGGGCTCCAAGGCACCATTTCTCCTCATATTGGTAACCTCTCTTTCTTGGTTTATCTTAATCTACGCAACAATAGCTTTTTTGGTTCTTTGCCCCATGAGATCAGTCGCCTACATCGCTTGAGAATACTCCGGCTGTCATCCAACCTATTGGAAGGTAGTATCCCTCCAACTTTGCATAATTGTCGGAATCTTCGAGAAATACATCTTAGTACAAACCATCTTACGGGCCCAATTCCATCAACCCTCGCCAACATGTCGTTGTTAGAGGTCTTGAATCTGCAATACAACAGTCCCACTGGTCCATTTCCTCTTGTCATCTTTAACGTATCTTCTCTAGCCATAATTTCTCTTACAGGGAATCACATCTCAGGAACTCTTCCAATGGATCTCTGCAGACATTGTCCTAATCTTCAAGGGCTTTTTCTTTCGGACAACAAATTCAACGGTCGGCTCCCTTCACAAATGAATTACTGTGGAGAGGTTGTAATCTTAGGCCTGTCATACAACAAATTTGATGGGAGTATTCCAGAAGGTTTTCAGAGTTTAGAAAAGCTTGAAGTGCTAGAACTTGGAGGTAACAACTTAACTGGTAATATACCTCCTACCATAAGTAACTTGTCGAGGTTATCTCCATTTGCCATTGAGGATAACAATATTAAAGGAAGCATTCCGAGAGATTTATGGTGGCTTCCAAATCTGTCGCAATTTGCATGTGATTCAAATTATCTCACAGGAGTAATCCCCCAATACATTTTCAACATTTCCTCTCTACAAGAAATCGCCTTGGCAAATAATTCCCTATCTGGCAATCTTCCATCAGATTCTGGATTTTCCTGCCCCAATCTTGAATATCTACTGTTTGCTGTTAACAAATTTAGTGGTCCCATCCCATCGTATCTTTCAAATTGTTCCAAGCTTGTCCTAATAGATTTTGCTTCAAACATACTCTCTGGACCAATACCAAAAAGTATTGGACACTTAAAATACCTCAGAATTCTTAATCTGGATGAGAATCAACTAACAGGAGAACCTGGAGATCAAAAGCTTAATTTCCTTTCATCTTTCTCTAATTGTAGAGTTTTGGAACACCTGGCCATATCCTACAATCCCTTGGATATTACGATTCCAGATTCTATTGGAAACTTTTCAACCACCCTTCAcacctttcttttatttggaagCAAAATAAAGGGTCATATTCCTATGAGTATAGGTTTCTTAAAAAACTTTACCTGGCTTGGGTtgagaaataataatttgactGAAAATATACCGTCCACAATTGGGGGATTGGAAGGGTTACAAAGATTGGAACTTGGtgataataaaattgaaggattCATTCCGGAAGgtatatgtcaattaaaaaacTTGGGCGAGTTAAATCTCTCATATAACAACATCTCTGGATCCATTCCAAATTGCATTTCAAACCTCAGTCTTCTCCAAAAGCTATTCCTAGATTCTAATAAAGTAGAATCATcaataccattaaatttatggagCCTTGAAAATCTATTGTTTTTGGACCTATCATCGAATTTCCTTAGTGGATATTTGTCtccaaacatgaaaaaattgCATGCTATTGAACGCGTGGATTTATCTCATAACCAAATTATTGGCAATATTCCAAGCATCATTGGGGCATTTGAAAGCCTAAATTATCTGAATTTGTCAAAAAACTCATTTCAAGGAGAAATCCGACAATCTTTCGGAAACTTGAAAGGATTGGATATCTTAGATCTCTCTTACAATGATCTATCTAGTGCAATTCCGAAGTCTCTTGGGGCACTTTCACATCTCAAATATTTAAGTGTGTCTTTCAACAAGCTATCCGGAGAGATACCATCTAGTGGGCATTTTGCAAACTTCACAAGTAAATCATTTTTAGGAAACAAAGCACTTTGTGGGAATCTAATTTTTGGTGTTCTCACTTGTCCAAGCTCAAGCTCCAAAGGATCAAAGGTGAAATAAAGTCTGCTCAAATATTTTCTCCCTGCCATTGCTTCAATTATAATATGTCTAGCATTAGTTTATATGTTGAGAAGACATCGAGAAAGTAAAATACAACTTCCAAGTTTATTTAATACATTGCATGTATTGGAGCATAGAATGGTATCATACCAAGAGCTTTGCCAAGGGACAAACAACTTTTGTGAAAGCAACTTGCTTGGAGTTGGAGGTTTTGGTTTTGTGTACAAAGGCGTGTTGCTTGACGGGACTGTTGTTGCTattaaaattctaaatttgCAATTGGTCGGTGCTTTCAAAAGTTTCGATGCAGAATGCAAGGTCTTACGGACAATCCGACATAGGAATCTTGTTAAAGTCATAAGTACATGCTCCAACCCTGAGTTTAGAGCTTTAGTATTGCAATACATGTCGAACAGTAGCCTTGAAAGGTGGTTATACTCTTATAACTACTGCTTGAATCTTTTTCAAAGAGTAAATATTATGGTTGATATTGCATCGGCGTTAGATTATCCCTACCACGGTCTATAGGAATCTGTGGTAcattgtgatttgaagcctACCAATATCCTTCTAGATGAAGACATGGTTGCACATGTGGGTGACTTTGAcattgcaaagattttggttGAAAACAAGGATGCTACACAAACAAAAACTCTTGGTACACTTGGCTACATCTTACCAGGTACATGAATTCACCTCAACTTATTTTATTGCTAAGTGGCTATCTAATTGTGGCTACTATCAAGAACAACGATAGTTGCTAGTTTCAAGAATACCGGTGTACATTTAAATTTCCCATAATCTACTTTTATATAGGACTTATATTCGTATGAATAAACACTAATGataaaaattacacaaacaATGATTGCATAGTCAATGGATAATTACCTATTTATTCCTTTTAAGTCTTATGCATCGAttgttaattattataaaatatgttaaaataaatatttgtattaaatgcaATTACGTTATATGCTTCTTGATCACTAGGTTAATCTGAAGTAATTCTAAAATGAAACCACGATTATGGTTTGCCGTGTCTTATGCCCACCCCATACCCATTTTATGACCACTAGCTAATGACACACACACAACATACACACATGCTTTAATACATGGGTAAAATGAATGCATATTTCGATACTGcacgcgcgcgcgcgcacacacatatatatatatatatatatataaaagtgcatattttttcctttttggtagAGATAtgtgaaaaacttttttttttttttctttaattttgaattaCTAACTAGAAAGCCGTTTTGTGAGTATTGGATAGAGTATGGCTTGGAAGGAAAAGTCTCCATTAAAGGCGATGTTTATAGCTACGGTATAATATTGTTGGAGATGATCACAAGGAAGAAACCTACCAACGGTAGAAGAATTGACTTTGAGGCAATGGATAAACGCTTCATTTCCCGACAAACTAGTGGAGGTTGTGGATGACGGCTTAATGAGGACAGAAAATGGACAAAATGCAACTATCATGCAAAGTGTTCTTTCATCTATCATTGAATTAGGTTTGAAGTGTTCTAAAGAGTTACCAGATGAAAGAGTCAATATCAAAGATGTGCTTGTCAAGCTTAAAAAAATCCAAGTGAAACTTTTTGAAAACAGAAATGATGGTGTATGATATATTTTATCTGGGTTTTATCgggtttgtcttttaatttcttaaagtaCTTGCAAGTGGTatattaaaagtcaataatgataatgttAAATTCAACAGTAATTTTTAAAGCTACATCACAGTTGAAATAGTGTGAAggattattaattaatataaattaatttatattaattaaacaacttttttatttgaacaagtGGAATATTtaaaggtttatatatatatatatatatactaacccagacataaattcaattttcaaataagtgAAGGATTATTATAAccattcaaaaattaaaagtaacaAGTAAAGACTAAAGAGGGTAGgttggttttcctttctttaatctgaaaaaaataataataataacattttgAATCCGAATGttataaatagtaattttacataatattaattagtaCTAACGTTTTGAATTCCAACAACGCAccaaataacatcaaaagtattgacttcaaaagattaatgtttttttacaTGGAGAACTAATTGATTGTTTCTGGTGAAACAAATTAACAAGCATACTTTCGAAGAAACGATTTACACCGAGCCATCAAAGTTttgataagtggtgatttaataattaggcattaaaatattaacttaaataatgaagtttatatatttttttttattaactcaaaCAGATAAATTTATCTACTATTTGACTTATGTACATGGTCTCTTGTCATTGTCGTCATCAGTCAAGAAAGGCGTGCTTAGTACACACTAAATGTACCTTACATTAAGAAGACCCGGCCAAGACCATAATATATAGTAGGCTTGGGCAAATTCACCGCCTACCAACTTTCGACCACCTACTGACCGATAGTCGACCGACTTTTACAGACACCGATTAACCAATGGGCGGTaggtaaaacatttttttttatcttttgacaAATTCAATTCGATAGgcgaaataaaatttgttaaccgaaccgactttaTCGACCAACTTTGccgataattttcaattttttcacataCCAACTTTACCGACCGCTTATCGGTGTCAGGACAAAAATTTGgcggaataagtcggtgaaattttcgactttaccgacattttggcaaaacaaaaatttttttaccaacACCAACCAACTTTAACCGCCACCTAGCCcttatatagtaaaaaaaaaaattataaaaaaaaaagaaaaaaagggaaaaggcaTAATAGTcttgctatatatatgtgtgtgttttttttctatattattatgAAATGACCATTTTCATGCCCACGACCAATTTTACTggtatttttttgttctcaattAATTCGAGTTTTTCTCCCTCATTTTTCTTCCAGAACACAACagcttctttgttttttttttttttttcttcttcttcttcttcttctcctttttacTTGTCCTAATTAACATGTATAAGTGTTAGATTTAAACGATAATGTTCTTCTGCTCATTCTTCGCATCATGTGTAAATCAAGTATTGAGAAAGAAACGCATactttcaaagtttaaaatagTTTCTTTTGATGTCTCTCAATTGAGGTGAGAATGGAACAATGTTTTTGTGCATAGAGGAGTCCACAAATGATACTAATGGAATTTAGGATGTGTTTAAGATTGCGATTTTGTAAGAacaatatgtattttttaaagatatcTAAGGTATTTGttattgcgatttaaaaagcacttaatctatatatatatatatatatatatatatataatttcgcataacaaatatttgataaaactgcattttttaacatgttttatcaaacacatttgtaatttaaaaaaatagcgatttcaaaaatgaaaattttaaaattgcacttattaaaaccgTAATGTCAAACGAACCCTAAATTAATGAgccaatttcatttaaatacAAGGGGAGAGTAcaagtcactacaaaaattatggtcattagcggcgactccaagttgccgctaatgaggaAAAACTTGCCGCTATTCACAAATACCGGCGACTCGCGGCCGCTATTTGGTGGTTGGTAGTAAGTGGACGGTGAAGCTAAATACCGGCGACTTTCAACGTTGCCGCTATTTgtatgtcattagcggcgacttagagttgccgctaatacatttttttttgccgGAAAAAATGGTTCTAAGGTTGCCGCTATtgtatatcattagcggcaaccttaaagttgccgctatttgtatgtcattagcggcgacataaactcgccgctaatgatataagaaaattaaaaacattaaaataaaaaaagtcaatagcggcaacttggagttgccgctattgctctatcattagcggcaacccgtagttgccgctatttatcCAGTATTACCGGCGACTAtagtaagaaaattaaaaaaaaaatggaaaaggtcaatagcggcaacttaaagttgccgctattcctctatcattagcggcaactatttgtttgtaattagcggcaacttaggagttgccgctaatgaattaaaaaatagaaactcaatagcggcaacctaagggtcgccgctattggaaaaaaaaaaaaaaaaaaaaaagcacatatatttgcatatatatatatatatcatacttTGGCAACCGTaccatataatataataataatgtaatgaGAAAGAGCAAAATGCAGACCAATGAAATCGACGATATTACGACCGTTGGTAAACCTTCCCGTAGGCCCCTAGAGGAAATCAATCCCATAGGGTGGATAATTGGCTTTAATTAAGGGCAAAATGCATATCCAAGACCAAAATTAAGGAAGTCTAATTCAGCTTATCATTGTAAATTTCTTTCACAAAATGGAAAATAGTCCAAAGCAGGGACAACTCATCAGACCAAGCCCTAGAATGGTATCTAGGATGAGGCAGCAACCAGAAAACATCTTGCATCCTCTTGGCATACACATCAATCATACTGTGTACCGATTCTTGGCAGCTTTGTCAAGTTTCTTTGCATCATCCTGAAGGAGGAAGACCAGAAAATTACTTACAAAACCCATAACCTATGATAAATGAGGTGAGAGCcaataaaggaaaacaaattaaGTACATTCTCCAAAAAGTATCCTTACATGGAATATAAATCCTATCGTCTCATTGTAGTCGAGAAACTCCTTCCACTGTTTCCCAATGCTCATctgcagccaaaaaaaaaattggcatgaGATGCTATGCAGGCCTTTTTACAATCAGAATAAAAACAGTCGCTAAAAATGACCAATAACAGCAATTCAACCAGGCCTTGTTTACAGGTGAAATCCatgaaaatttcttaaattgatCTAAGGAAGCTAAATCAATTCTTATTCCTCTCACTTGAATCTTCGAGAATCAAAGGATTATTTCATATAGAACCCATGAATAAAAAAGTGAACAATGGGAAAAGATAAAATGTGTCCAATAGATTAATCCAAGTGATCATATGGGCTCACCCAATTGCTCCACTTAGTATCAAGTATTTTGAGTCATACGATAACCATTCCAACGTGCACATATAAAATTTCCCTTCTTTTCCTCTACCTTCTTGCAATCTAAGTGGGGCATTAAAGGGGAGCAATAAAGGAATAGCCACAGTAAAATACAAACCAAGGATCCATGTTGTGCTCAtataaacaaaagcaaaaattaatGTGCTTCAGTGATATAGTATCCATACGTGGGAGACAAAGTAGGAAAAGTTTTCTTGTgggtcaaaaaaataaaataaaaatggggaCAAATAATAAAGGCAGTATGATGAAGGCTGGTGGGTTTATCTGCTTCAAAAAAAGTTACCTGTGCAGCTTCATTTGTAGCATTCTTGGTCCACACGCTTATTTTTTCCTGCCTAGCTCTGACATTGACAACTGCTCCACAAATTTCATCCCCATGATCAAATTGCTCTCCAATCATTGCCAGCAACTAGTATCAGCACACTCAGAAAATTAGATGCCACAAAGAATTTTTGATTCAGTGTTAACTTACAAAGATTGTCTGAAACATACCGTATACAACCAAAAAGTGTCAGATTTCCCTCTATTAAAAAAGGTTATAGTCCACTTCCCTCCATTGGCACAAACAGGGTCCTCCCATTTTGGCtctattttatgtttaaaaCAATAGATGTCTGCTCCGTGACCCAACTTGCTTGGATGATGAATATTATTGTAAACACTGTGCAAGGAATAAATTGCCCAGGCAAATTTGTCAGTTATTTTGAGGAGATTGATAGAGAGACCAGAGGCATTGATAGTTCAAGAAGGCAAATCAGCAGTTACGGAAGCAGAGATTCGAGATCATAATCATACAAACTATGCCAAAAAATTTAGATGCAATGAGATGCTATGATATTCTCCCATGTCTTCAGGccccattttcattttatacatGTGCAGAGAAATAGGGTTCTCTGGCCAAAACCAAAGAGAAAAGGGGGAAGGGGGTTCCCATCATTCAATTGGTACCTATATTTGTTTCGACAGAGAGTATGGGAATTGTTAACGAATTTTAAGTACTAGATAGAAGAGAATTTATTTTAGGGAAAGAAAAAGTACTAGATCAAACAGGTTAAGACAAATAGCTAATGTTTAGCAGAGAGGTATAGAAATGAAGCCAACTACTCCCACAACGAAGTACATAAAATACTGTCAAATTTCAAGGGAAAGAAACACTAACATCCCCTCTCTGTCTCACAGAGGTACAGGCAGGACAGCCTCTGTATCGGTAAGTATTAAATTGTTGAGCTCAGTTTGGGCTTTTCAGTCTTGTTCCCTCTATTGCATGAGATAAGGAAAATAGGTTATGATGCGAGAAGGCAGTGATGGTGAAGGTGAGGCTAGAAGAAGCAGCAGTAAGAGCAAGCTCCCAAGAGATTCTGGCAATAGGAAGATTCCAACAAACAAACATTTGTATAGGCTGGTTCTCATCTATGTAATGCAAATTTGGTTTCTTCAAGGAGTCAGAAGCAAAGTCCCTCCTCACCTAAATGAACAATTACAGGgcaattattaaagaaaaaggagttTCACACACATGCacttaaaatttgttaaatttgacTGTGTTTACACTTAATAaggttattacttataaaaaccTTATAAGATGGATGACTTATATAAATCAtccatcaaaaaaaagaaaggttactaaatattcatcaaaaaaagaaaaagaaagaatacttGATTCAAACCCCCCTCCCACCGGGatccccaaaattaaaaaagcaaaaaggcgTTGTCTcaatatttgataattttttaaaataagtctATATAGTTGATGTTTTAGTGGTCCATGACAATTGATGTATCTATAAACTTGAAAGAGTTCCACCCTGCACCGCAACGATTAAGGAAAAAAATCCCACGGTTAAGAGTATAATTATGGATTTCAGCCCTAGCAAACAAATGAAGAAAGTCTACTGACTCAAAAATAATAGAGGTAGGTGCAGTTCACAAAGTTTTGCTTCTCTTAAAATCACATGACGTGCAAGTAGATGGATGTACATATAGTTGGGAGAAAGTTGTTAGAGGGGgagaaattaaaatttctgAATTTCAGGGACCAAAAGTGTATTCAGTCAACTATAAAGTATGGCACATAAATAACAAGAACCACATATAGACATGAATATGATACCATACGGTGATCAATCTCAACAAAAAAGTATGAAACCAACATTTAACTGAATAAAAAACCAGTATCTGCACAAATATACAGAATACTCTACAGATTCATGTAATACtccataaaaaaaagaaaaaaaaaaaaggaaaaaaaagaaaattcaactACATGATTCATATGAAACCagaaattttgttaaattagggttttgaatgCAATATTCAACTATTTGCAAAAAACCTACCAAATTCACTTAAACAAAGTTCTTTTAAACCGAAGCACAATGTCTCTACCACTTGACACACCCAAGAActttaaactaaaacaaacataaaaaacacaaaattcaaCACCATAGGGTAAGTCGTAAACACAGAACTAAATCTGCTCAAAGTAGCAcatcaaaagttaaaaaacagtaacagaaaaaagaaaaagagcaattTTGGATGAACTCATTCACAAGtgggttttcaatttgaatcttaGCATCGATCCAAAATGGgcaaaattgaaagttttaaagCATCTAAACCAAATGCTAAACTAGTGGTTCAAGAGGCCAACAAAATACATTAACCCATATAAAGCACACACGCAATCAAGAGTTGTGGATACACTAACATTCCAAACAGAGACAAATTCGTCCAATTACCcaatcaaaatgaaaacaaagataaaCAGGCCTTTGACATGGAGTCCAAGAACAAACAAACCGagctttaataccatgttaaagcattaacccaaaagcttaagtttgtAGGTGGAGAGGCCCAACAGGTATATAAACACATAATCAAACACACACCTAATCCATGACTGTGAGATTCctaagagaaagaagaaaaaaaaaaaaatacaatcccACTCAATACCATGAAAAACAGAGCATATACGGAGGACCACTAGCTGAAGAATTATTTTCTTGACCGATTATTTTGCTAGACTATGACTTATCATCTTTCAGTTCTTCATGATTATTCGAAAGATTTATGCTCCTCTAACTGTTCAAAAGACTGTTCAGGCTAACTTCATGTCATTCAGCAAGTAATCCTATACCCATAGATAGCAGCATGCGTCATTATATACGAATAAGTCATAAATCTCAAACTATCCGGTAAACCCATAAATATCCagctaaaaatcatttttaacacCAAGCACAAATTTATAATCAGCAAGAAAAACTAACCCATGATTTTAACCAGCTTAAGAGAAATAACTAGAATTTAACATTAAGCAAATAGAGTAACAAAGAGGAAAAGATCTAGAATTAATACCCATATGTCAATGTATTTCAGTTCTCCTTGTGCAAATGCAACTAAATCCTTCAAATCCTGTCCGTCTTTAACATCACATTTAGTACCCTGTGAAGAAAGGAGTGATTCAGAATCAGCAGCATGAAGTAAAACAACAGCTTAAGCCAGGGAGAAAacattaagggaaaaatgaCAGTGGTagcaaaaacagaagaaaattttcaaaagtccCTGTGGAGGTACCCACACATGCTGCTCCCCAAATTCTTCTCTCAGGCCCTGAACAGCAGATTCAACCCGTTCagctgtcaaaaaaaaaaaagggttatgcAACTGTAAACAGCAGTCATTTGGTAATTGAATGACAAGCTCAAAATAACCATAAGTCATTTGGTAATTGAATGACAAATTGTTACTCTTTCCCAGGATCcaagcatattgacatattgtaacaatttttactttttccttgATGAAGTTTCTTGTCTTTGAGCACAATTAATGCAATAAGTAGCCATGGAATTTGAATGAGCAAAACTAGCACCTATGTTGATCCAACTTTTAGGGGAAAAAATACATCTTCATTCTTTGCTTATTCTATTAAAGACGCATCAGATTTGTCCAAAAGAGtcattcttctattttcaaCTTATAAAAATATCTCATCTAATTCCTAATGATATATGACTTCAAATATCTATTAATCGACAGCCCTTCTGCATTCCTTATTGCATTTTACTTTCAAGCCACACAAAAGAAAACCTCCAATATTTTTGAACCTTTGATGACCAAATGAacttaaaaaatgaagagaaaatgcCTTCTGCACCATGAAAATGCCTTCTGCATTCCTTATTGCATTCCTTATTGCATTTTACTTTCCTTAAATAAACGAGTAACGCTAACATGAAGactca
Above is a genomic segment from Corylus avellana chromosome ca9, CavTom2PMs-1.0 containing:
- the LOC132191614 gene encoding eukaryotic translation initiation factor 4E-1-like, encoding INASGLSINLLKITDKFAWAIYSLHSVYNNIHHPSKLGHGADIYCFKHKIEPKWEDPVCANGGKWTITFFNRGKSDTFWLYTLLAMIGEQFDHGDEICGAVVNVRARQEKISVWTKNATNEAAQMSIGKQWKEFLDYNETIGFIFHDDAKKLDKAAKNRYTV
- the LOC132191613 gene encoding LRR receptor-like serine/threonine-protein kinase EFR — translated: MGLQGTISPHIGNLSFLVYLNLRNNSFFGSLPHEISRLHRLRILRLSSNLLEGSIPPTLHNCRNLREIHLSTNHLTGPIPSTLANMSLLEVLNLQYNSPTGPFPLVIFNVSSLAIISLTGNHISGTLPMDLCRHCPNLQGLFLSDNKFNGRLPSQMNYCGEVVILGLSYNKFDGSIPEGFQSLEKLEVLELGGNNLTGNIPPTISNLSRLSPFAIEDNNIKGSIPRDLWWLPNLSQFACDSNYLTGVIPQYIFNISSLQEIALANNSLSGNLPSDSGFSCPNLEYLLFAVNKFSGPIPSYLSNCSKLVLIDFASNILSGPIPKSIGHLKYLRILNLDENQLTGEPGDQKLNFLSSFSNCRVLEHLAISYNPLDITIPDSIGNFSTTLHTFLLFGSKIKGHIPMSIGFLKNFTWLGLRNNNLTENIPSTIGGLEGLQRLELGDNKIEGFIPEDEDMVAHVGDFDIAKILVENKDATQTKTLGTLGYILPGLKCSKELPDERVNIKDVLVKLKKIQVKLFENRNDGV